Genomic segment of Nocardiopsis mwathae:
ACCGGCCACGCGCTGAAGCCGGGCTATGTGTACACCGAGGAGTTCGACATCGGGCTGGAGCTGATCCTCGACGGGCTGGAGGGGCGGCGCGAGCACTGGGGGTAGGAAGGCCCACCTTGCCCGTGCCTCTCCCGGACCCGCCGCACGAGAAGCCACCCGCGGTGGCAGGACACCACGGCGGCGGAGCCGGCGGGTCGCCTCGCCGCAGCGGGCTCCACCGCGGTGGATACTCGCCGACGGCTCGCTCGTGGTTCTCCACACCGGCAGGCAACGGTCGGTCGGCCCTGGGCGGGTGGAAAGCGCAGTGCGGGGGCCTCGTCGGGCTCGCGGTCGGAGTGCCGGCAGGCCCTGACGCTGTCCGCACCGGTCACCTGCCCGGATCGTGGACGGCGCCGTCGGGCCGGGGAAGCATGTCACCGCCCCCGGCCTCCGTCTGCACCCAGTCACTGTGGGCCCGTCTTCGGGTGGAGGGCATTCCGGCTCTCCGCCCGCCATGTCGACCCACCTCCCCTTTCCCCCGCCCCTCCCGCGGGCGGTCCCCCGGTCATGGCCGGTGTCAGGCGTCGAGTCGTGCGCCGCTGTTGGGCGCGAACACGTGCGCCCGGCGGACCCTTGCGTGGACCGTCTCCCCGATGCGGGGCGCACGGCCCGGGGCGACCCGGATGACGATGTCGTCTTCCGCGGGGTGCCCGGGGATCCCGCCGTACACGTAGCAGTCGGCGCCCAGCTCCTCGACGAGCCGCACCTCCAGGGCGAACCCGTCGGCGGGCCGGGCCGGGTCGGCGTGCATGGCCAGGTCGGCCGTCTCCGGGCGGAAGCCCAGCAAAGCGGTGTCGGCCCCGTCGCGCTCCAGGCCGGCGAGCTGCCGCCGGGAGAGTGGAATGTCGGCGTCACCGAGCCGCAGCGCGTCGCCCGCTACCTTGCACTCGCGCAGGTTCATCGCCGGGGAGCCGATGAAGCCCGCAACGAACGCGTTGGCCGGCCTCTCGTAGAGCGCCATCGGGCTGTCGCACTGCTGGAGCACCCCGTCCTTCAGCACCGCGACCCGGTCGCCCATCGTCATCGCCTCGACCTGGTCGTGCGTCACGTACACGGTGGTGGTCCCCAGCCGCTTCTGCAGCGCGGCGAGCTGCGTCCGGGTCGACACCCGCAGCTTGGCGTCGAGGTTGGACAGCGGCTCGTCCATGAGGAAGACCTGCGGTTCACGGACGATCGCCCGCCCCATCGCCACCCGCTGGCGCTGTCCGCCGGACAGCGCCTTGGGCTTCCGGTCCAGGTAGGGTTCCAGGTCGAGGAGCGCGGCGGCCTCGCGCACGCGGCGGGTGCGCTCGTCCTTGGGGACCTTCGCCAGTTCGAGGGCGAACCCCATGTTCTGCGCGACCGTCATGTGGGGGTAGAGAGCGTAGGACTGGAACACCATCGCGATGTCCCGATCCCGTGGCTCCAGGTGGGTGACGTCGTTGCCGCCGATGCGGATCGCCCCGTCGGCGACGTCTTCGAGCCCGGCGAGCATGCGCAGCGACGTCGACTTCCCGCAGCCCGACGGGCCGACGAGCACGAGGAATTCGCCGTCGCCGATCTCCAGGTTCAGCCGGTCCACAGCGGGCACCTCGGAGCCCGCATACCGGCACGTGGTGTTCTCGAAGCTGACCGTAGCCATGTCTGTGTTCCTCTCTCAGCGGGACTGGGGATGGACCTGGAGTTTTCGGCCGCGTCCCGCACGGAACGCGTCGAGGGCGTCGGTGTATTCGTCCAGGGTGAACCGGTGGCTGATCATCGCGTCGGCGTCCACCGCCCCCTTGGCCATGAGGTCGACCGCCCGGCCGTAGCTGTGCAGCACGGCCATGGAACCCACGATGGTGATCTCGTCGTTGTAGACGCGGAAGGGGGAGAAGTTCGCCGTCGCCTCACTCGGCGCGACACCGAACACCTGGAACGTGCCGCCGCGGCGCACCCGCTTCAGGCCGTCCTCGATCGCCGGAACCGCCCCTGTGCAGTCGATGACCACATCCCAGCCCGGCCGGTCGAGCCCGTCGGCGCTCGTCGCGGTGTGGTCCGCGGCGAGCTTCGCGGCGACCGCCAGGCGCTCGCTGTTCAGGTCGACCACGGACACGCTCGCCGCCCCGGCGCCGCGCGCGAGCTGCGCCATGAACAGGCCCATGGTCCCGGCCCCGTAGACCAGGTAGTGCTCGCCCATCCGCCCGGGGAGGAGGTCGAAGGCGTGCACCGCGCAGGAGAGGGGTTCGATGAGGGCGGCGTGGTCGAAGGGAAGCGCCTCGGGTATGCGGTGGCAGTCGGCGACGGGCGCCGCCACGTAGTCGGCGCACGCACCGGATGTGGTCACCCCGATGGCGCCCCACCGCTCGCACAGGTTGCCGCGCCCGACCGCGCAGTAGTGGCATTCTCCGCAGAACAGCGACGGGTCCACGGCCACGCGGTCGTCGGCCGCGAGCTCGGTGACCTCGGAGCCGACGGCGACGACGGTTCCCGCGAACTCGTGGCCGGGGATGATCGGGTAGGGAGTGGGTTCGAACTCGCCGTCGAGGATGTGGATGTCCGTACCGCAGATCCCGACGGCGGCGGGCGCCACGATCACCTCGCGGGGACCGGGTGCGGGGTCGTCGACCGTGGTGAGGGACACCCGGCCGGGTTCGTCGATGACGATCGCGCGCATTTATTTCACGGCTCCGAGGGAAAGGCCGCGGACCAGCCACCGCTGGGCGGCCCATCCGGCGAGGATCACGGGCAGTGCCGCCATGGTGGAGGCGGCGGACAGGCGGGCCCAGAACAGCCCCTCGCCGGTGATGAAGCCGACGAGGAAGACCGGAACCGTGGCCGCCTGCGTGGCCGTCAGGCTGACGGCGAAGAAGAACTCGTTCCAGGCGAAGATGAAGCAGATCAGCGCGGTCGCCGCGAGGCCGGGCGCGATCATCGGGAAGATGACCCGCCACATCTCGGTGCGCCGGGTCGCGCCGTCGAGCCGGGCCGCCTCCAGCACTTCCTTGGGCAGTTCCATCAGGAAGGAGCGGATCATCCACACCGCGATCGGCAGGTTCATCGCCGTGTAGACCATGGCCAGCATCGTCACGTTGTCCAGCACGCCCAGGTTCGTCGCCAGCACGTAGAGCGGCAGGATCATCGCGACGGGCGGCAGCATCTTGGTGGAGATGAAGAAGAACAGCGAGTCGCGCCACGCCGGAATCCTGACGAGCGACAGTGCGTAGGCCGCCGGAAGCGCCAGGGCGACGGCCAGGACCGTCGAGATCAACGACGCCGAGAGCGAGTTGAGGAAGTAGGGCGCGAAGTCCCGGCCCAGCACGGCCCGGTACTGGTCGAGCGTCGGCGCGAAGAGGAAGGTCGGCGGATCGGTCGACGCCTGCGCCTCCTGCTTGAATCCGGTGGCGAACATCCACAGCACGGGGAAGAAGAACAGCAGGCCGGCGAGCCAGGCCAGGATTCCCACGACCGGCAGCCGCCGGCGGTAGCGGAGACGGCCGGGCAGGCCGGCCACCCCCTGTACCTTCGTCTTGGGCGGTGCGGCGATGGCGGTGGTCACGACTCCTCCTCGAACAGGTTGGAGATCACCCGCAGCGCGAACATCGCGATGGCGATCGTGGCCGCGACGACGATGACGCCGGCCGCGGCGGCCTCCCCCACGTCGAAGGCGCGGAACGCCTGCAGGTAGATGAAGTAGGGGAGGTTGGTCGACGCCTGGCCGGGCCCGCCCTGCGTGATCATGAAGATGGCGTCGAACGTCTGCACGACGTAGATGGTTCCGAGCAGGATCCCCAGTTCGATGAAGCGCCGCAGGTGCGGGAAGGTGACCCGGCGGAACGTCGCCCAGGATCCGGCGCCGTCGACCCGGGCCGCTTCGAGCACCTCGGGAGACTGGCTCTGCAGGCCCGCGAGCACGATGAGCATCATGAACGGGGTCCACTGCCAGGTCAGCACGGCGATGATGGACAGCAGCGGGTACTGGCTGACCCAGTCGGCGCTGATACCGAAGGGCGAGAGCGCCCAGTTGACCAGCCCGAACACCGGGTGGTACATGGACGTCTTCCACAGCAGCGCGGCGGCGGCGGGCATGACCAGGAACGGCGTGATCAGCATCGTGCGGACCACGGCGCGCCCGGCGAACCGCTGGTCCAGGAGGACCGCGAGCGCGATGCCGAGCAGCATCGACAGCGCCACCGCGCTCACCGTCAGGACGACGGTGTTGGCCACGGCGTTGCGGAAGTGCGGCTCGGCGAGGACCTTCGCGTAGTTCGCCAGCCCGACGAACTCTCCGGAGTCGGGTCGGAGGAGGTTGCGGCCCTGGGTGCTGTAGTACACGGTGAACAGGAACGGCACCTGCGTCAGGGCGATGACGAAGAGGAGTGCGGGGAGCAGCGGTGCGCGGCGCCCCCACCGTTGCGCGCGGGTGAGCGCGCCGGCGTCCGGCCGGCGGACCGGCGCCTTTGACGATTGAGCGGTCATGGCTTCTTCCTGTGCGGGGGGCGGGCCGGCGCAGTGCCGCGCCGGCCCGGCGTGCTAGTCGCGGTAGCCGCCCGATTCGGCGGTCGACTCGGCGTAGCGCTGGGATTTCTCCAGAGCCTTCTCGACGGACTGCTGTCCGGCGATGGCGGCGGAGATCTCCTGGGAGACCTTCGTCCCGAGGTCCTGGAACTCGGGGATCGCGACGTACTGGACGCCGGTCCACGGCTGCGGGTGCAGGCCGGGCTGGTGCACGTCGACGTTCTCGATCGCCTCCAGCGTGGCGCTCGCGAACTTCTCCGCGGCGGACTGGTACTCGGGCTTGGAGTAGGTGGACATCCGGCTGCCCGGCGGCACCCGCTCCCAGCCCAGCTCCTCACCGACCAGGGAGATGTACTCCTTGGACGTGGCCCACGAGATGAACTCCCATGCGGCATCGGGGTCCGAGGACGTGCTCGGAACGGCCATGGACCACGCCCACAGCCAGCCGGCGTGGTCGGTCTCGGCCACCGGGGCCGGCGCGTAGCCGATCTGCCCGGTGACGTTGCTCGACTCGGGGTCCTCAAGGAGGCCCGCGGCGACGGTCGCGTCGTAGAACATGGCGGCGTTGCCCTGTGCCATCGTCGTCAGGCACTCGGTGAACCCGTCGTTGGGCGCGCCCTGCTGGCCGTAGTCGCGCAGCAGGTCGACGTAGAGCTCGACGGCTTCCTGCGTCTCCGGGGAGTCGAGGTGCGCGTTCCAGTCCTCGTCGTACCACTGCCCGCCGTGGGTGAGGATGACGGTGTTCAGCGGCGCGAGCAGCTCTCCCCAGCCAGGCAGGCCGCGCATGCAGATTCCGGCGACGTCGTCGTCGGGGGCGTGCAGCTCCTCGGCGAACCCGGCGATGTCCTTCCACGTGGGCTGCGGGGGCATCTCCAGGCCGGCCTCGTCGAAGAGGTCGGTGCGGTACATCATGAACGACGACTCGCCGTAGAACGGGGCCGCGTACAGCTCGCCGTCGTACGAGAGCGCCTCCCGGACGGCCGGAACGAGGTCGTCGACGTCGTAGTCGCCCTGGCCCGCGTACTCCTCCAGGCTGACGAGCCAGCCGTTCTCCGCCCAGATCGGCGCCTCATAGGTGCCGACGGTGACGATGTCGTACTGCCCGCCCTGGGTGGCGATGTCCTGTGTCACGCGGTCGCGCAGCTGGTTCTCGGGCAGCGTCACGAACTGCACGTCGATGTCCGGGTGCTGCTCGGAGAACTTCCCGGCCAGCTCTTCGATGTCCTGCATCTGCGGGTTGGCGACGGTGGCGATCGTGACCGTGCGCTCCGCTCCGCCGCCCCCTCCCGCACCGGCGCAGGCGGTCGCGGTGAGCAAGGCTCCGGCCGCGGCCGCGGCCAGGCCTGGACGTCTCAGGGGGATGAACATGTGGACCTCCGAAAGGTGAGGGGTGTCGGCGGTCTCGGGGAGAAGAGGTCGCGCAGCCGGTCCCTGCCCCAGTGACCACCGGGTGCTCATGTGAGCGGAAATATGTGCATTTGAGCTCCGATGCACTTCAGTTAAGGTGTGACCCCTCTCACCAGTCAAGATGCTCTGCAATAATGAGACCAAGCGCGCTCATATGAGCAGCAAAGGAGGGGGTGGCTGATGGCGACCGGGGCGCCTGCTCTCCGGCCTGCAGAGTTGATCCGCGCGGCCGCGATCGCCCGCCGCTACTACATCGACGGCGTTTCCAAACTCCACATCGCGCAAGAGTTCGGCATCAGCCGGTTCAAGGTCGCGCGCATCCTCGACGATGCGCGCGCCGCGCACATCATCCGCTTCGACATCTCGGTGCCCGCCGAGATCGACGCCGAACTGTCGGACGCCCTCCGCTCGGCTTACGGGCTACGCGAGGCGATCGCCGTCGCCACGGCCGACGACCGCGACTCCCTTCACCGCGACAACCTGGGCCGCCTCGCCGCCGACTACCTGACCGAGGTACTCGGCGAGGGCGACACCCTCGGACTCGCCTGCTCGCGCACACTGAACGCGATGACGCTCGCACTCGGCGCGCTACCCCGGTGCACGGTCGTACAGCTGACCGGTGTCCTGCCCGGCGGCGTCGAGGAGAACTCCGTGGAGCTGGTGCGCCGCGTGGCGAGCCTTGCCCGCGGCCCCGTCTTCCCCATCTACGCGCCGCTCGTCGTCCCCGACCCCGCGACCGCACGTGCGCTCCGCCGCCAACCGCAGGTCGCCGACACGATGCGGCGCTACGCCGACCTCACCAAAGCCGTGGTCGCGATCGGCTCGTGGGAGCCGCCCGCCTCGCTCGTGCGCGATGCCCTGCCCCCGGGCGAAGGGGCGCTGCTGTCCCATCACGGCGTACGGGCCGAAGTCTGCGCGCGGCTCATGGACGGCGACGGCGTCCCGATCGCGACGGACCTGACCGACCGCACCATCGCCATCACGGTCGACCAGCTGAAACAAGTCCCCGAGGTCGTCGCCGTCGCCGGGGGCGCGGACAAGACCGCAGCCATACGCTCGGCCCTGAAGGCAGGCTTCATCACGTCCCTCGTCACCGACGCGGCGACGGCCCGCGCCCTCACCCAGGGCGGTTGACCGGCGCCGCCCCGCCACCGCAGGACCGGAGCCGCGGCCCCGCCCCCGCCGGCACGATCAGGGGCCACAGATGAGCGAGGAGGGAATCCGGCGCGCGGCCTCGGCGCCCGTTCGCGCCGCGTACTCCGCCACACCATCGGCGGTCTCGCCGGCCCAGCCCACGTAGCCGTCCGGGCGTATGAGGAATACGCCCACGCCGTATCCCTGAGGCGCGGCCGCGCCTGTCGTCAGCAGGGTCCAGTGCGCACCCCGCAGCGCGTCGAACAGCCGCACCCCCGCCACCGTCGCGTCCGGTGCACGGTCGCCGGCACGCACCGGACCCGGGGCGGCGCGGGTCTCCTCTGTGAGGGAGGAGGCGCGGTAGCCGAGGCGGAGCTGGCGGGTCGCCTCGCCGCGGCGGGTTTCGCCGCGGTGAATGCGCGTCGACAGGCCGAGCATGTCGGCGGCGATCGGGCGCCGTTCCTCCTCGTAGGTGTCGAGGAGCGAGGCGGGCGCGCCGTCCCGCAGCACCGCGCCCAGCTTCCAGCCCAGGTTGTAGGCGTCCTGCACGCCGGTGTTGAGGCCCTGGCCGCCGGCGGGTGAGTGGACGTGCGCCGCGTCTCCGGCGAGGAAGACCCGGCCCTCGCGGAAGCGGTCGGCAAGGGCCGCCCGAGGGCGGAAGTCCGAGGCCCACCGCGCACCGGTCACGTCCTCGGGGGCCAGGTGCGAGCGGGCCGCGACGGCCGTGCGTATGCCGTCGAGGGAGAGGTCCACCTCGGTGCCCTCGGGGAACCGGGCCACGAGCTGGAAGTCCTCGGTGCCCGCGAGCGGGCAGATCGTCAGGAAGCCGTCACCCTCCCCGTTCGGCGGGAAGATGTGCCAGTTGTCGCGGTCGAGGCCGGTGATACGGACGTCGGCGACCAGCATCGGGCTCGGGTCGACGGTCTCACCGGCCATGCCGATGCCGAGTGCCCGGCGCACCGTCGAGCGGCCCCCGTCCGCGGCGACCACGTACCCGGCCCGCAGGTCGGGACCGTGGGCGAAGCGTACGGTCACCCCGTCGTCGCCCTGGGAGAGGCCGATCACTTTTTGGCGGAAGGCGACCCGCCCACCCAGCGCCTCCAGTCGTGCCAGCAGGATCTCCTGCGTGCGCCACTGCGGCAGCATCCACGGGTCGGGGTACGGGGCCTCCTCCGTCGCCCCCGCCGGTTCGAAGATCCGCCGCTCGCCCATACGCCGACCGTCCTGCCAGATCATCCCGGCGGGGTAGGGGCCGCCGGCCGCGCGGATCGCGTCGAGGACGCCGAGGTCGTCGAAGACCTCCAGGGTGCGCGGCTGGATCCCCTTGCCGCGCGAGCCGGGGAACAGCGCGTCGGCCTGCTCGACGACGAGCACATCCACCCCGCGGCGGGCGAGGTCGATGCCGAGGGTCAGTCCACTGGGTCCCGCACCCACGACCAGTACGTCCGTCTGTACGTCCAGTTGTGCAGCCATGTGCACACGCTCCTTAACGACGTTAAGTTGATGGTGCGACTATGTACTTAACGGCGTTAAGCTGTCAAGTGTGAACGCGAAACCACGTGTACCCCTCGACCGCAAGCGCGTCGCCGACACCGCTCTCAACCTCCTCAACGAGGTGGGCCTGGACGGTCTGACGCTGAGCGCGATCGGCCGCGAGCTGGGCGTCAAGGCACCCGCCTTGTACTGGCACTTCAACAACAAGCAGGCGCTGCTGGACGAGATGGCCACGGAGATGAACCGGCGGATGGTCGCCCGGACGCCGCGCGACCCCGCCGACACCTGGCGGGAGCGGCTGCGCACGTCCAACCACGGCCTGCGCGCGGCGCTGCGCGGCTACCGCGACGGCGCGAAGGTCTTCAGCGGCTCACGCTTCACCGGCATCGAGCACGCCGAACAGATGGAGGACGACCTGCGCCTCTTCACCGCAGCCGGGTTCACTCTCACCCAGGCGGTCCGCGCCCTAGCGACGACGTACCTCTACACGACCGGCTTCGTCGCCGAGGAGCAGGGTGTCGAGCCGCTGCCGGACGAGCGGCGCGAGGGCTACGACGTCGAAGAACGCGCCCGGATGATGGCCGACTTCCCGCTGTCCGCCGCCGCGGGCACCGAGATCTTCGAGAACTACGAGGAGCACTTCGCAGAAGGGCTGGAACTCGTGATCACCGGTATCTCGGCCCGGTACGGAATCGACTGACGGGCGCAGGGCCGCCTGCGGTTCTCCGGGGATTCTCCGGGAATCACCCGGGGAATCGCGCCCACCCGGCTCCGTCCCACCCCTCCGCCGACCTGTGCCCCTGTCTCCGATGATCGCGGGAGAACGGTTGGAATTTCCGGCGGATTTCGAACCGTTCTCCCGCGATCATCGGAGACTGAGCGGAGTCAAGGTGTCGGCCGGGACACCGGGGGAGCGTCGCCGTTTGCCGCCATGGCCGCGTACCGACGTGCGACGGCGTGATAGGCGGCCTTGGGTGCCCACTGCTCAGCGGCCTCGGGAGTGTCGCCGGCCTCTCGGGTGACCTTGACGATTCCGAAGCAGCCCAGGTCCTGGTCGGTCGCGGGGTCGGCGGTGTGCACGTAGGTGGGCTCGCTGAAGGCGAACACGAACGCCCCGTGGACTCCGGCCGATGTGAGCGCGTCGAGCGACTGGGTCACGTAGTCGGCCTGGACATCCTCGTCGCGCGTCAACTCGGCGGTGATGCGCGGCGGGTCGGTCCGGTGGTCGAAGATGTCGTACCCGTCCGCGCCGAGCTCGGCCGCGCCGCGGTAGGCGCAGCAGCCGAATTCGGTGATCAGCACGGGTTTGCCGCGCTCGACGTGGCGGCGGACCTGGTCGGCGTAGACCTGCGCGTTGCGCTCGTCGCGATAGGTGTCCAGCCCGACGTAGTCGAAGCGGGACCAGTCGACCGACTCCCAGTCGCCAGCGCTGTAGGTGATCGGGCCGTCGAAGGATTCCCGGGTGACGGTGACCAGGCGGTCCAGGAGCTCGTTGAGCTTCCGGTCGAACCGCGGCTTCCTCTTACGGATGAGCTGCGGCAATCGTTGGCTCCGGTGGCCGAACAGGCGCCCGGGCACGATGCCCCGACTGGTGAGGGTCAGTTCGCAGCCGACGTTGATTCCGATCTTCCCGTGCTGGGAGCGTCGGCGTTCGGCGGCCGGGCCCAGCTCGCGCAGCACGGACGCGGTCGCTCTGGGGCGGCCGTCGATGACCCGCGGCTGAAGCCAGGCGAACAGGCCCGATTCGACGGCGATGTCCGCCGCCTCGATCAGCCGCCGCGGGTCGGTGGCCATGATGGAGACGGCATTGCAGGACAGGTCCTCCCGGATCGCGGTCATATCGCGGCGGACGTCATCGGGCCGCCAATGTGGCCGGGAGGGGAATTTCCTGTGGTAGAGGACACCGGCGTCGTAACAGATACCGCGAACGGGAAGGACGGCCATACTCAGCACCTCGTGGTCGCCACCTGTGGTTTCGCGAACCGTTCAACGCCGCCTCCTCGGAGCCGAAGACGCTGGCCGGTACGCAACGGTAACAACGCGCTTCCCGTCTTTCGGGTTCCCGGGCGAAGAATGAGCGCGGCGAACACCCTGGAATCGTCGGGCCGGGCCGCCCACACGGCATCGATCACGCCGAACAGA
This window contains:
- a CDS encoding ABC transporter ATP-binding protein, with protein sequence MATVSFENTTCRYAGSEVPAVDRLNLEIGDGEFLVLVGPSGCGKSTSLRMLAGLEDVADGAIRIGGNDVTHLEPRDRDIAMVFQSYALYPHMTVAQNMGFALELAKVPKDERTRRVREAAALLDLEPYLDRKPKALSGGQRQRVAMGRAIVREPQVFLMDEPLSNLDAKLRVSTRTQLAALQKRLGTTTVYVTHDQVEAMTMGDRVAVLKDGVLQQCDSPMALYERPANAFVAGFIGSPAMNLRECKVAGDALRLGDADIPLSRRQLAGLERDGADTALLGFRPETADLAMHADPARPADGFALEVRLVEELGADCYVYGGIPGHPAEDDIVIRVAPGRAPRIGETVHARVRRAHVFAPNSGARLDA
- a CDS encoding zinc-dependent alcohol dehydrogenase family protein; the protein is MRAIVIDEPGRVSLTTVDDPAPGPREVIVAPAAVGICGTDIHILDGEFEPTPYPIIPGHEFAGTVVAVGSEVTELAADDRVAVDPSLFCGECHYCAVGRGNLCERWGAIGVTTSGACADYVAAPVADCHRIPEALPFDHAALIEPLSCAVHAFDLLPGRMGEHYLVYGAGTMGLFMAQLARGAGAASVSVVDLNSERLAVAAKLAADHTATSADGLDRPGWDVVIDCTGAVPAIEDGLKRVRRGGTFQVFGVAPSEATANFSPFRVYNDEITIVGSMAVLHSYGRAVDLMAKGAVDADAMISHRFTLDEYTDALDAFRAGRGRKLQVHPQSR
- a CDS encoding carbohydrate ABC transporter permease is translated as MTTAIAAPPKTKVQGVAGLPGRLRYRRRLPVVGILAWLAGLLFFFPVLWMFATGFKQEAQASTDPPTFLFAPTLDQYRAVLGRDFAPYFLNSLSASLISTVLAVALALPAAYALSLVRIPAWRDSLFFFISTKMLPPVAMILPLYVLATNLGVLDNVTMLAMVYTAMNLPIAVWMIRSFLMELPKEVLEAARLDGATRRTEMWRVIFPMIAPGLAATALICFIFAWNEFFFAVSLTATQAATVPVFLVGFITGEGLFWARLSAASTMAALPVILAGWAAQRWLVRGLSLGAVK
- a CDS encoding carbohydrate ABC transporter permease; the encoded protein is MTAQSSKAPVRRPDAGALTRAQRWGRRAPLLPALLFVIALTQVPFLFTVYYSTQGRNLLRPDSGEFVGLANYAKVLAEPHFRNAVANTVVLTVSAVALSMLLGIALAVLLDQRFAGRAVVRTMLITPFLVMPAAAALLWKTSMYHPVFGLVNWALSPFGISADWVSQYPLLSIIAVLTWQWTPFMMLIVLAGLQSQSPEVLEAARVDGAGSWATFRRVTFPHLRRFIELGILLGTIYVVQTFDAIFMITQGGPGQASTNLPYFIYLQAFRAFDVGEAAAAGVIVVAATIAIAMFALRVISNLFEEES
- a CDS encoding ABC transporter substrate-binding protein, with the protein product MFIPLRRPGLAAAAAGALLTATACAGAGGGGGAERTVTIATVANPQMQDIEELAGKFSEQHPDIDVQFVTLPENQLRDRVTQDIATQGGQYDIVTVGTYEAPIWAENGWLVSLEEYAGQGDYDVDDLVPAVREALSYDGELYAAPFYGESSFMMYRTDLFDEAGLEMPPQPTWKDIAGFAEELHAPDDDVAGICMRGLPGWGELLAPLNTVILTHGGQWYDEDWNAHLDSPETQEAVELYVDLLRDYGQQGAPNDGFTECLTTMAQGNAAMFYDATVAAGLLEDPESSNVTGQIGYAPAPVAETDHAGWLWAWSMAVPSTSSDPDAAWEFISWATSKEYISLVGEELGWERVPPGSRMSTYSKPEYQSAAEKFASATLEAIENVDVHQPGLHPQPWTGVQYVAIPEFQDLGTKVSQEISAAIAGQQSVEKALEKSQRYAESTAESGGYRD
- a CDS encoding sugar-binding transcriptional regulator yields the protein MATGAPALRPAELIRAAAIARRYYIDGVSKLHIAQEFGISRFKVARILDDARAAHIIRFDISVPAEIDAELSDALRSAYGLREAIAVATADDRDSLHRDNLGRLAADYLTEVLGEGDTLGLACSRTLNAMTLALGALPRCTVVQLTGVLPGGVEENSVELVRRVASLARGPVFPIYAPLVVPDPATARALRRQPQVADTMRRYADLTKAVVAIGSWEPPASLVRDALPPGEGALLSHHGVRAEVCARLMDGDGVPIATDLTDRTIAITVDQLKQVPEVVAVAGGADKTAAIRSALKAGFITSLVTDAATARALTQGG
- a CDS encoding FAD-dependent monooxygenase, which gives rise to MAAQLDVQTDVLVVGAGPSGLTLGIDLARRGVDVLVVEQADALFPGSRGKGIQPRTLEVFDDLGVLDAIRAAGGPYPAGMIWQDGRRMGERRIFEPAGATEEAPYPDPWMLPQWRTQEILLARLEALGGRVAFRQKVIGLSQGDDGVTVRFAHGPDLRAGYVVAADGGRSTVRRALGIGMAGETVDPSPMLVADVRITGLDRDNWHIFPPNGEGDGFLTICPLAGTEDFQLVARFPEGTEVDLSLDGIRTAVAARSHLAPEDVTGARWASDFRPRAALADRFREGRVFLAGDAAHVHSPAGGQGLNTGVQDAYNLGWKLGAVLRDGAPASLLDTYEEERRPIAADMLGLSTRIHRGETRRGEATRQLRLGYRASSLTEETRAAPGPVRAGDRAPDATVAGVRLFDALRGAHWTLLTTGAAAPQGYGVGVFLIRPDGYVGWAGETADGVAEYAARTGAEAARRIPSSLICGP
- a CDS encoding TetR/AcrR family transcriptional regulator C-terminal domain-containing protein produces the protein MNAKPRVPLDRKRVADTALNLLNEVGLDGLTLSAIGRELGVKAPALYWHFNNKQALLDEMATEMNRRMVARTPRDPADTWRERLRTSNHGLRAALRGYRDGAKVFSGSRFTGIEHAEQMEDDLRLFTAAGFTLTQAVRALATTYLYTTGFVAEEQGVEPLPDERREGYDVEERARMMADFPLSAAAGTEIFENYEEHFAEGLELVITGISARYGID